A genomic region of Mycolicibacterium poriferae contains the following coding sequences:
- a CDS encoding glycosyltransferase family 4 protein — protein sequence MSAPPVKSVLLLCWRDTGHPQGGGSETYLQRIGAHLAASGMRVTLRTARYPGARRREVVDGVHIQRSGGPHSVYIWAGLAMVAARLGLGPLRRVRPDVVVDTQNGLPFCARLAYGRRVVVLVHHCHREQWPVAGRVRGRIGWFVESWLSPRLHRRNQYVTVSLPSARDLTDLGAPAGHIAIVRNGVDAAPADTLTPERSPTPRVAVLSRLVPHKQIEDALDAVARLRGDVPDLHLDVLGGGWWAQPLVDHARRLGIADAVTFHGHIDDAAKHAVLQRSWVHVLPSRKEGWGLAVVEAAQHGVPTIGYRSSGGLTDSIVDGVTGLLVDDDDGLVDDLRRLLGDRVLREQLGAKALVRSGEFSWPQSAEAMRTVLDAAHTGQFITGIV from the coding sequence ATGTCTGCCCCGCCCGTGAAGTCCGTGCTGCTGTTGTGCTGGCGCGACACCGGTCACCCGCAGGGCGGCGGCAGCGAGACCTATCTCCAACGCATCGGCGCCCATCTGGCCGCGTCCGGGATGCGGGTGACGCTGCGCACGGCGCGCTACCCGGGCGCGCGGCGGCGCGAGGTGGTCGACGGCGTGCACATCCAACGCTCCGGGGGGCCCCACTCGGTGTACATCTGGGCCGGTTTGGCGATGGTGGCCGCCCGGCTCGGTCTGGGTCCGCTGCGTCGAGTGCGACCCGACGTCGTCGTCGACACGCAGAACGGTCTTCCGTTCTGCGCGCGCCTGGCCTACGGCCGGCGGGTCGTCGTGCTCGTGCACCACTGCCACCGGGAGCAGTGGCCGGTGGCCGGCCGGGTGCGTGGCCGCATCGGATGGTTCGTCGAGTCCTGGTTGTCGCCCCGGCTGCACCGGCGCAACCAGTATGTGACGGTGTCGCTGCCGTCGGCGCGCGACCTGACCGACCTGGGGGCGCCCGCCGGCCACATTGCGATCGTCCGCAACGGTGTGGACGCCGCGCCTGCGGACACGCTCACACCGGAGCGCTCGCCGACCCCACGGGTGGCGGTGCTGTCGCGGCTGGTGCCGCACAAGCAGATCGAGGACGCGCTGGACGCGGTCGCACGGCTGCGCGGCGACGTACCCGACCTGCATCTCGACGTGCTGGGCGGCGGCTGGTGGGCCCAGCCGCTCGTCGACCACGCCCGGCGCCTGGGCATCGCCGATGCCGTCACGTTCCACGGGCACATCGATGACGCGGCCAAACACGCGGTGCTGCAACGCAGCTGGGTGCACGTGTTGCCGTCCCGCAAGGAGGGGTGGGGCCTGGCGGTGGTCGAGGCGGCCCAGCACGGCGTACCCACCATCGGTTACCGGTCCTCCGGCGGGTTGACCGACTCGATCGTCGACGGCGTCACCGGGTTGCTCGTCGACGACGATGACGGCCTGGTCGACGATCTGCGGCGCCTGCTCGGTGACCGCGTCCTGCGCGAACAGCTGGGCGCCAAGGCCCTGGTGCGCAGCGGTGAGTTCTCGTGGCCTCAGTCAGCCGAGGCGATGCGGACGGTCCTCGACGCGGCGCACACCGGACAGTTCATCACCGGGATCGTCTGA
- a CDS encoding aldehyde dehydrogenase: protein MTQSTAFKTEWDKLFIGGKWVEPATSDVIEVHSPATGELVGKVPLASAADVDAACAAARKAFDEGPWPQMSPEERAEILGRAVKIMEERGDELKFLLSAETGQPTTIVDMMQYGAAMSAFQYYAGAADKFTWQEIRDGVYGQTLVVREPIGVVGAVTAWNVPFFLAANKLGPALLAGCTMVLKPAAETPLSVFAMAEMFAEAGLPEGVLSIVPGGAETGRALTANPNLDKYTFTGSSAVGKEIGKIAADNLKPCTLELGGKSAAIILEDADLDSTLPMLVFSGLMNCGQACVGQTRILAPRSRYDEVVDKLAAAVAAMPVGLPDDPGAAIGPLISEKQRERVESYIKKGIEEGARVVAGGGRPEGLDSGWFVQPTVFADVDNSMTIAQEEIFGPVLAVIPYEDEDDAVHIANDSVYGLAGSVYTSDNDKALKIARKIRTGTYAVNMYAFDPGAPFGGFKNSGIGRENGPEGIEAYCEPKSILLPFGYTPAD from the coding sequence ATGACACAGAGCACCGCCTTCAAGACCGAATGGGACAAGCTGTTCATCGGCGGCAAGTGGGTCGAGCCGGCCACCTCGGATGTCATCGAGGTGCACTCCCCCGCCACCGGCGAGTTGGTGGGCAAGGTGCCGCTGGCCTCGGCCGCCGACGTCGACGCGGCCTGCGCCGCGGCGCGCAAGGCCTTCGACGAGGGCCCGTGGCCGCAGATGTCGCCGGAAGAGCGCGCCGAGATCCTCGGCCGCGCGGTCAAGATCATGGAGGAACGCGGCGACGAGCTGAAGTTCCTGTTGTCCGCCGAGACCGGGCAGCCCACCACGATCGTGGACATGATGCAGTACGGCGCGGCGATGTCGGCGTTCCAGTACTACGCCGGCGCGGCCGACAAGTTCACCTGGCAGGAGATCCGCGACGGCGTCTACGGCCAGACGCTGGTGGTGCGCGAACCGATCGGTGTGGTCGGCGCCGTCACCGCCTGGAACGTGCCGTTCTTCCTGGCCGCCAACAAGCTCGGGCCCGCGCTGCTGGCCGGCTGCACCATGGTGCTCAAACCGGCCGCCGAAACGCCGCTGTCGGTGTTCGCGATGGCTGAAATGTTCGCCGAGGCAGGGCTGCCCGAGGGTGTGCTGTCGATCGTGCCGGGTGGCGCCGAGACGGGCCGCGCCCTGACGGCGAATCCGAACCTGGACAAGTACACGTTCACCGGCTCCTCGGCGGTCGGCAAGGAGATCGGCAAGATCGCCGCCGACAACCTCAAGCCGTGCACGCTGGAGCTCGGCGGCAAGTCCGCAGCCATCATCCTCGAAGACGCCGACCTGGACTCGACGCTGCCGATGCTGGTGTTCTCCGGCTTGATGAACTGTGGGCAGGCATGTGTGGGCCAGACCCGGATCCTGGCGCCGCGGTCGCGATACGACGAGGTCGTCGACAAGTTGGCGGCGGCCGTGGCCGCGATGCCGGTCGGCCTGCCCGATGATCCCGGTGCCGCGATCGGGCCGCTGATCAGCGAGAAGCAGCGCGAGCGGGTGGAGAGCTACATCAAGAAGGGCATCGAGGAAGGCGCGCGGGTGGTGGCCGGCGGCGGCCGCCCCGAGGGACTGGACAGCGGTTGGTTCGTGCAGCCGACGGTGTTCGCCGACGTCGACAACTCGATGACCATCGCTCAGGAGGAGATCTTCGGGCCCGTCCTCGCGGTGATTCCCTACGAGGACGAAGACGACGCCGTGCACATCGCCAACGACTCGGTCTACGGGCTGGCCGGCTCGGTGTACACCTCCGACAACGACAAGGCGTTGAAGATCGCGCGCAAGATCCGCACCGGAACGTACGCGGTCAACATGTACGCCTTCGACCCGGGCGCACCGTTCGGCGGTTTCAAGAACTCCGGCATCGGCCGCGAGAACGGTCCCGAGGGCATCGAGGCCTACTGCGAGCCCAAGAGCATCCTGCTGCCGTTCGGCTACACCCCCGCCGACTGA
- a CDS encoding class I SAM-dependent methyltransferase, whose protein sequence is MVATDLFARRATLSRSVRLLGQFRFEQTDPDRFYGALAADTAALVGDLWTGTTGTTPAGVRVLDVGGGPGYFATAFTDAGMRYLGVEPDPREMHAAAPRTHRLTGSFVRASGMRLPFADGSVDVCLSSNVAEHVPEPWRLGEEMLRVTRPGGLAILSYTVWLGPFGGHEMGLTHYLGGRRAADRYTRRHGHRPKNDYGSSLFAVSAAAGLDWARGTGALVAAFPRYHPRWAWGLVKLPGLREFAVSNLVLVLRPS, encoded by the coding sequence GTGGTCGCTACCGATCTGTTCGCACGCCGGGCGACGCTGTCCCGGTCGGTGCGGCTGCTCGGGCAGTTCCGCTTCGAACAGACCGACCCGGACCGGTTCTACGGCGCACTCGCCGCGGACACGGCCGCGCTGGTCGGCGACCTTTGGACCGGCACCACCGGCACGACGCCGGCGGGGGTCCGGGTACTCGACGTGGGCGGTGGTCCGGGTTACTTCGCGACCGCGTTCACCGACGCCGGGATGCGCTACCTCGGGGTGGAACCGGACCCACGAGAGATGCACGCCGCAGCCCCACGCACGCACCGTCTCACCGGCTCCTTTGTCCGCGCCTCGGGAATGCGGCTGCCCTTCGCCGACGGCAGCGTCGATGTGTGCCTGTCGTCGAACGTCGCCGAACACGTGCCCGAGCCGTGGCGGCTGGGTGAGGAGATGTTGCGCGTCACCCGGCCGGGCGGCTTGGCGATCTTGTCGTACACGGTGTGGCTGGGCCCGTTCGGTGGACACGAGATGGGCCTGACCCACTATCTGGGCGGCCGCCGCGCGGCCGATCGGTACACCCGCAGGCACGGGCATCGACCCAAGAACGACTACGGCTCGTCGTTGTTCGCGGTGTCCGCGGCGGCCGGGCTGGACTGGGCCCGCGGCACGGGCGCACTGGTCGCCGCATTCCCGCGCTACCACCCGCGATGGGCCTGGGGCCTGGTGAAACTGCCCGGCCTACGGGAATTCGCGGTGAGCAATCTGGTGCTGGTGTTACGTCCCTCCTGA